In the Pontibacillus sp. HMF3514 genome, AAAGTCTATAAAAGCGTATAGTGAAAGTGCCTGTCACCCCCACGGGTTTTGTAGAATGTTGACAAAATCCGAGAGGTGACAGGCACCTTTTTTAAACATTGATATACCTGTTTTGAATATACATATAAGAATGATGTGTTGAAAGGATATATGGGAAAGGATGGTTGGGATGAACAAAGAGATCCTTCATATCGCAAGAGATTTTATAGAAACTCATTTTCCTGATAGTCGTGCTGCTTTATTGGCAGGAAGTTATGTTCGAGGGGATGATACCCCTTCTTCCGATTTAGATATTGTCATACTGGATGGAGATACGTATAGAAAATCCTACATATTTTCAGATAAGCCGATAGAAGCTTTTGTTTATAGTAAAGATTCGCTTGAGTTCGAATTATTTCTGGAAAAGCAGCATGGTATTCCCTTAATCACTCGAATGTGTGCTGAGGGTGTTGTACTCAAAGGTGAAGAAGATGCACGTACATTAAATTTACAAGGAAAGCAAAATTTGATGGAAGGACCCACCCCTTTGTCCTCGAACAAATTGGATGAATTTCGATACACCATTTCAGATCTGCTTTATGACTTAGAGGGTTCCAGAGTAGAAATGGAGGATACATATAGTGTTGGAGAACTCACAAGAAAACTTCCTGAATTTATCCTTAGAGCTAACCAAGAGTGGATCGGTGAAGGAAAGTGGATGTTTCGGTGTTTAAAACACTTTGATCCAAATATCACCAAGGATTTTACAAAGTGTATTCAAGGGTACTATAAATCAAATAATAAAGATGAACTCATACGTTTCGTGGACCATCAATTAGTACCTTTTGGCGGAAGGTTATTTAAGGGGTATCAAAAATAGCCTCATATAAGTGCCTGTCACCACCCGAATTTTGTCAAATATTATAAACGACAAAATTCGGGTGGTGACAGGCACCTTTATTGCCCATTCTTATGCATAAAACTCATTAAACAGGGTAATTGATAATGAGAAGTTTGTTTAGAACGGAGGGTGTAATTCATGCAAAAAATGAACAAGGGGATTGTCACAGCGATTGCATCTATTGGAATTGCTCAAGGGTTAAAAATCCTTACTCATAAAAAAATTAGTGGGGAATGGGATCTGAAGCAGGTATCGACCACTGGAGGCATGCCAAGCTCGCATTCAGCTGGTGTGTCAGCTCTTGCGACTTATATCGCAGCTAATAAAGGTGCCAGTCATACTGAAACAGCATTGGCTACTGTTTTAGGTGTGATTGTCATGTATGATGCACAGGGATTACGTCGTCATACTGGAGAGATTGCCCAGCTTGTTAATGACTTAGAGGATAGTATGGCTGAGATATCAGGAGATTTTCCGAGCTTTGAATTTGTGGAACGAGAAGAAGAGTTAAATGAACTATTGGGTCATCAGCCTGTTGAGGTTATGGGAGGTGCGTTATTAGGAGGACTATTAGGTTTCTTATCAGCAAAAATTGAGAATCGAGAGAGGGATTAACGATCAATTCGCTCAACTACTAATAGTCTGTGATAAGAGTCCAACGAAAGGGCTCTTTTTTACTGCCGATTGATGGTATGATGTTATGAGGAATTAGAATATATAGAAAATGAGGCTACAAAATGAATGTAGATTTTAAAAACTATGGATTAAGTCAAGACATCCTAAAGGCTCTATCGGGTTTAGGGTATGATACTCCAACAGGAGTACAAGATCAGGTTATTCCACAAGCCCTGACGAATAAAGATCTCGTAGTGAAATCACAAACGGGCAGCGGAAAGACTGCTTCATTTGGCATCCCAATATGTGAGAAGGTGTCATGGGAAGAGAACAAACCTCAAGCATTAATTCTAACCCCAACACGTGAGTTAGCCGCACAAATCAAAGAAGATATAACAAATATAGGACGATTTAAAAGAATTAAGGCTACTGCTGTCTATGGGAAGCAACCTTTCCAAAGGCAAAAGTTAGAGTTGAAACAAAAGTCACATGTTGTAGTAGGGACACCTGGACGAGTACTGGATCATCTTGAAAAAGGAACACTTTCTACTCAAAAACTAGATTACCTTGTCATTGATGAAGCAGATGAAATGCTTAACATGGGGTTTATTGAACAAGTAGAAGCCATCATTCAAAAACTTCCTAAAGATCGCTCGACTTATCTGTTTTCTGCTACATTACCAGAAGATATTGAAGAGTTGAGTCGAAATTACATGAGACAACCCCTTCATATTGAGATAAAAGCCACTGGTTTGACAACGGATCATATTGACCATTCTTATATAGAGGTCCAAGAAGAAGAAAAACTGTCACTCTTAAGGGATATAACAACAGTAGAAAAACCTGATCGATGTATCATCTTTTGCCGAACGCAAGAGCATGTAAATCAATTAATGGATGAATTAGATCGACTTCATTATCCAGTCGATAAACTACATGGTGGAATGGTTCAAGAAGACCGTTTTAAAGTAATGAATGATTTCAAAGAGGGGAAATTTCGATACTTAGTTGCGACAGATGTTGCTGCTAGAGGTATTGATGTAGAGAACATTACACACGTTATCAATTTTGATATGCCTGTTGAAAAAGAAAGTTACGTTCATAGAACAGGACGAACAGCACGAGCTGGGAAGTCAGGAAAAGCCATATCGTTTGTGACACCGAATGAGGGAGAGGTTTTGGAATACGTCCAAGATTATATTGGGTTCTCCATACCTAAGATCGATCCACCTTCTAATGAAGCGATCACAAAAGCGCGAGACAATTTTAAAAAGAAATTGGATAAAAAGCCTGCTATAGAAAATGATCGAAAGGCTCATTTGAATAAAGATATTATGAAACTTTATTTTAATGGTGGGAAGAAAAAGAAAATAAGAGCTGTTGATTTTGTCGGTACGATTTCTAATATCGAAGGCGTTTCTGCAGATGATATTGGAATCATTACGATACAAGAAAACCTCTCGTATGTAGAGATATTAAATGGAAAAGGCCCACATGTATTGCAAGCTATGAAACATACCACCGTAAAAGGAAAGAAACTTAAAGTGCATGAAGCAAGGAAATAGAATGTTTGAATAAGTGCCTGTCACCACCCAAATTATGTCGAAGATTGGATGGTGACAGGTATTTTGTTTGTTGTCAGAAAATAATAAAATTTCAAAATAATATATTGACTTTCTTCCTTCTTAGAGCTACATTATGTACAAATGGTATTACAATTTTGGAACGAATTATAGGATTTGTGACATAAAAATATAGTGTTTCTCATAAGTTTTTACATTCACTAAGCTGAGGAGGAAGCCCGTATGTTTTTACACAAAAATGAAAGCGTTTCCAGAGAAGGAATGAATAAGCTTCAATTAGAGAGGTTGCACGAAACATTACATAAAGTCTATGAAAATGTTCCTTTTTATAAAAAGAAATTTGATGACCTTGGCGTTCATCCTAGAGATATAACGTCATTAAAAGACCTGACAAAACTTCCTTTCCTAAACAAAAGTGATATGCGTGAGCATTATCCTTTTGGTTTATTTGCGGTGGATCAAAGTGAAGTAGTACGTATCCATGCTTCATCTGGAACAAGCGGTAAGCCGACAGTAGTAGGATACACGAAAAAGGATATCCAAATGTGGAGCGAGCTCGTTGCACGTGCTATTTCAATTGCTGGAGGAAAACCTGGCGAGGTGCTGCACAATGCTTATGGGTATGGTCTTTTTACAGGTGGATTAGGGCTTCATTACGGTAGTGAAGAGCTTGGGATGGCTACAGTGCCTGTTTCTGGCGGGAATTCCGATCGACAAATTCAACTTATTCAAGATTTTAAGCCAACCGTTATTTGTGGGACCCCTTCTTATATTTTGAATTTAGCTGAGCGAATGGAAGAGCAAGGGGAAGACCCTCGACAAACGTCACTCAAATACGGGATCTTTGGTGCAGAGCCGTGGTCACAGGAAATGCGTAAAACGTTAGAAGAAAAACTCGATCTAAAGGCATGTGACATATATGGGTTAAGTGAAGTATTAGGTCCTGGTGTGTCTATGGAATGTCACCAAGCACAAGATGGTTTGCATATCGCTGAAGATCATTTCCTTGTTGAAGTCATCGATCCAGAAACGTTAGAGCCTGTTCCAGATGGTGAAGATGGTGAACTAGTATTTACGAGCTTAACGAAAGAAGCCTTTCCTGTTATTCGATATCGAACGGGAGATATTGCTTCTATTACACGTGAAAAGTGTGCTTGTGGACGTACGACAGCTCGTATGTCACGCGTTAAGGGACGCATTGATGATATGTTAATCATACGAGGTGTGAACGTATTCCCATCTGAAATTGAACATCACTTGTTACCTGTTCAGGGAATTGTGCCTCACTATCAGCTTTATCTTTATAAAAAAGGAAGCCTTCAGCAAGTGGAGTTACAGGTTGAAGTTGAAGAGGAATTTTATAATGCAATTAAAGGGGATATGGGTCATGAGCGCATCATATCTTTATCCAAAGAAATTCAGCGCTGCATGAAGAATAACTGTCTCGTCTCGCTTAATGTAAACGTTCATCCCCCTAAGACAATTCCGAGATCACAGGGGAAAGCTGTAAGAATTGTAGATCGCACGGATGAAAAGGTAGAGGTATAGAGAGGGGGCTCATCATGAACGCAACGATATTAGAAACGGTACATGCTGATCCTTACGCAAAGGAGCTAGGCATAGCAATCGAAAAGGTAGATGAAGGGTTTGCAATTGCTTCGATGACAATAAATAAAGAACATTTGAATTTCCATGGAGCGACTAATGGAGGGGTAATGTTTTCTTTAGCTGATTTTGTCTTTGCGATTGCTAGTAACTCACATGGTCAAATAGCAGTGGGGATTAATGTGAATATCAATTATATGAAAGCCGGGAA is a window encoding:
- a CDS encoding nucleotidyltransferase domain-containing protein, producing MNKEILHIARDFIETHFPDSRAALLAGSYVRGDDTPSSDLDIVILDGDTYRKSYIFSDKPIEAFVYSKDSLEFELFLEKQHGIPLITRMCAEGVVLKGEEDARTLNLQGKQNLMEGPTPLSSNKLDEFRYTISDLLYDLEGSRVEMEDTYSVGELTRKLPEFILRANQEWIGEGKWMFRCLKHFDPNITKDFTKCIQGYYKSNNKDELIRFVDHQLVPFGGRLFKGYQK
- a CDS encoding divergent PAP2 family protein, yielding MQKMNKGIVTAIASIGIAQGLKILTHKKISGEWDLKQVSTTGGMPSSHSAGVSALATYIAANKGASHTETALATVLGVIVMYDAQGLRRHTGEIAQLVNDLEDSMAEISGDFPSFEFVEREEELNELLGHQPVEVMGGALLGGLLGFLSAKIENRERD
- a CDS encoding DEAD/DEAH box helicase, producing MNVDFKNYGLSQDILKALSGLGYDTPTGVQDQVIPQALTNKDLVVKSQTGSGKTASFGIPICEKVSWEENKPQALILTPTRELAAQIKEDITNIGRFKRIKATAVYGKQPFQRQKLELKQKSHVVVGTPGRVLDHLEKGTLSTQKLDYLVIDEADEMLNMGFIEQVEAIIQKLPKDRSTYLFSATLPEDIEELSRNYMRQPLHIEIKATGLTTDHIDHSYIEVQEEEKLSLLRDITTVEKPDRCIIFCRTQEHVNQLMDELDRLHYPVDKLHGGMVQEDRFKVMNDFKEGKFRYLVATDVAARGIDVENITHVINFDMPVEKESYVHRTGRTARAGKSGKAISFVTPNEGEVLEYVQDYIGFSIPKIDPPSNEAITKARDNFKKKLDKKPAIENDRKAHLNKDIMKLYFNGGKKKKIRAVDFVGTISNIEGVSADDIGIITIQENLSYVEILNGKGPHVLQAMKHTTVKGKKLKVHEARK
- a CDS encoding phenylacetate--CoA ligase family protein, with translation MFLHKNESVSREGMNKLQLERLHETLHKVYENVPFYKKKFDDLGVHPRDITSLKDLTKLPFLNKSDMREHYPFGLFAVDQSEVVRIHASSGTSGKPTVVGYTKKDIQMWSELVARAISIAGGKPGEVLHNAYGYGLFTGGLGLHYGSEELGMATVPVSGGNSDRQIQLIQDFKPTVICGTPSYILNLAERMEEQGEDPRQTSLKYGIFGAEPWSQEMRKTLEEKLDLKACDIYGLSEVLGPGVSMECHQAQDGLHIAEDHFLVEVIDPETLEPVPDGEDGELVFTSLTKEAFPVIRYRTGDIASITREKCACGRTTARMSRVKGRIDDMLIIRGVNVFPSEIEHHLLPVQGIVPHYQLYLYKKGSLQQVELQVEVEEEFYNAIKGDMGHERIISLSKEIQRCMKNNCLVSLNVNVHPPKTIPRSQGKAVRIVDRTDEKVEV
- a CDS encoding PaaI family thioesterase — encoded protein: MNATILETVHADPYAKELGIAIEKVDEGFAIASMTINKEHLNFHGATNGGVMFSLADFVFAIASNSHGQIAVGINVNINYMKAGKLGDVLTATAKEVSKNPKLGHYRMTINNQNGELLATADGTVYRKKEYFG